A region of Corynebacterium glucuronolyticum DSM 44120 DNA encodes the following proteins:
- a CDS encoding ABC transporter ATP-binding protein, which produces MVENEAILNATEVYAGYSEARDVLKGVSVRAYPGQVTTLIGPNGCGKSTLLKTMSKLVTPRAGEVYVQGEIVHELHTKDAARRIAMLPQHPMAPEGILVGELVARGRHPHQGWLRGESARDREVIAHACETTGIVDLVDREVSSLSGGQRQRVWLAMTLAQDTPVLLLDEPTTFLDPAHAMEMLELARNQAQKGKAVVMVLHDLMLAGMFSDTLIVMKDGQILAQGTPAEALIPDVLAEAYGLRAEVWEDPHGESPVIVPRGTL; this is translated from the coding sequence ATGGTTGAGAACGAGGCGATTCTGAACGCAACTGAGGTGTACGCCGGGTACTCCGAAGCCCGGGACGTACTCAAAGGGGTTAGCGTGCGCGCATACCCAGGACAGGTCACTACTCTGATTGGTCCAAACGGGTGCGGGAAGTCAACGCTGCTGAAGACGATGTCTAAATTGGTCACTCCGCGGGCCGGTGAAGTATACGTTCAGGGTGAGATCGTCCATGAGCTACACACCAAGGATGCGGCCCGGCGGATCGCGATGCTGCCGCAACACCCCATGGCGCCAGAGGGGATCTTGGTGGGGGAGCTGGTAGCCCGCGGTCGACATCCTCACCAAGGTTGGTTGCGTGGAGAATCTGCCCGTGACCGGGAGGTGATTGCCCATGCCTGCGAAACAACCGGGATTGTTGACTTGGTGGATCGCGAGGTTTCTTCGTTGTCCGGTGGGCAGCGCCAGCGCGTATGGTTGGCGATGACGTTGGCGCAAGATACTCCGGTGCTATTACTCGATGAGCCGACCACGTTTCTAGACCCAGCCCATGCAATGGAAATGCTGGAGCTGGCACGCAATCAGGCGCAGAAGGGGAAGGCTGTAGTCATGGTGCTGCACGATTTGATGCTGGCCGGGATGTTCTCGGACACTCTAATCGTGATGAAGGACGGGCAGATCCTTGCCCAGGGGACTCCGGCTGAGGCTCTGATCCCGGACGTGCTGGCGGAAGCATATGGGTTGAGGGCGGAAGTCTGGGAGGATCCGCATGGTGAAAGCCCGGTGATAGTTCCGCGGGGAACCCTGTAG
- a CDS encoding siderophore-interacting protein, producing the protein MPPKSSNPHRIIPVTVVSNEQLAPRLHRVTFTASDFADYPLDGPDEFFGLLMPRQGEQFHPFDLGDSNIRATVANLPEETRPELRWYTIRGLDPATSTMWTDVVTHGDSGPGSRWVRRALPGDTAGMYTCGAIWVPASSPQLMIADASSIPALRHVLAHLQRTNPEALALTDIIAVITDLDEVEPDFSTEWSPQVRSLTVVTASKTLESDATLASLRDHYSPEHGSLPRSLWACGEGSLAKTVRKFAVDELQLSPDVIEWSPFWFHGKARP; encoded by the coding sequence ATGCCACCGAAGTCCTCCAACCCTCACCGGATCATTCCCGTCACGGTCGTATCCAACGAGCAGCTCGCCCCGCGTCTCCACCGCGTAACCTTCACAGCTTCCGACTTCGCTGACTACCCGTTGGACGGCCCCGATGAATTCTTCGGCTTACTCATGCCGCGACAGGGCGAACAGTTCCATCCCTTTGACCTTGGCGACAGTAACATTCGCGCAACGGTGGCTAACCTCCCGGAAGAAACCCGCCCCGAACTGCGCTGGTACACCATCCGAGGGTTAGATCCGGCCACGAGCACCATGTGGACTGACGTGGTCACCCACGGAGATTCCGGCCCCGGCTCTCGCTGGGTTCGGCGCGCCCTCCCCGGCGATACCGCCGGCATGTATACGTGTGGGGCAATCTGGGTTCCGGCCTCCTCACCGCAACTCATGATTGCTGACGCCTCCTCTATCCCCGCCCTCCGCCACGTCCTCGCCCACCTGCAAAGAACCAACCCGGAAGCGCTGGCGCTCACCGACATCATTGCTGTAATCACCGACCTTGACGAGGTCGAACCTGACTTCTCCACCGAGTGGTCGCCCCAAGTGCGCAGCCTCACTGTTGTCACTGCTTCTAAGACTTTGGAGTCGGACGCTACGCTGGCTTCCCTCCGCGACCATTACTCACCCGAACACGGGAGTCTGCCTAGGTCTCTGTGGGCGTGTGGTGAAGGCAGTCTGGCAAAAACAGTACGCAAATTCGCGGTCGATGAGTTGCAGCTGTCCCCCGACGTCATCGAATGGAGCCCATTTTGGTTCCACGGGAAGGCCCGCCCCTAG
- a CDS encoding CAT RNA binding domain-containing protein, whose product MTEGARNPRIIRVLSNNAVLVRVPSGVPGEDTAQNTAQTKNTQQQTSQTTNNTQVLVGRGIGFQRKPGDEISPATADRQYLELSPERAQFLKGVLSLDPAVMETISAAVDLAVDLLGELHPSVYVVLAEHISFAVQRAGSGEQIRNSLVDEIRAAFPLEFQAAQLMVSYINSHTANATLPVDEAAFIALHLNAARQGVTVKQPLAVANELAGLLRFVCARLGATTTTFDGTVDHSLALELTRMSNRVGSKQFRSNLARRSIERDLPSEFDVAQQVLCRMIDVPTLPSHAAGEAAYLAVFLHGWRQSVRPST is encoded by the coding sequence ATGACTGAAGGTGCGCGAAACCCGAGGATCATCCGGGTGCTCAGCAACAATGCCGTGCTTGTCCGCGTCCCCAGCGGGGTACCAGGGGAGGACACAGCCCAAAACACAGCCCAAACCAAAAACACCCAACAACAAACCAGCCAAACAACCAACAACACCCAAGTCCTCGTCGGCCGCGGCATCGGCTTCCAGCGCAAGCCGGGCGACGAGATTTCGCCGGCGACGGCGGATCGGCAGTACCTGGAGCTGAGCCCGGAGCGGGCGCAGTTCCTCAAAGGCGTGCTGTCGCTTGATCCGGCGGTGATGGAGACCATCTCGGCGGCGGTGGATTTGGCGGTTGACCTGCTTGGCGAGCTGCACCCCTCGGTGTACGTGGTGCTTGCTGAGCATATTTCGTTTGCGGTGCAGCGTGCGGGCTCGGGCGAGCAGATCCGGAACTCTTTGGTGGATGAGATCCGGGCGGCCTTCCCCCTGGAATTTCAGGCGGCGCAGCTCATGGTGAGTTACATCAACTCGCATACCGCCAACGCAACCCTTCCTGTCGACGAAGCGGCCTTCATCGCCCTTCACCTCAACGCGGCCCGCCAGGGCGTGACGGTGAAGCAGCCTCTGGCCGTGGCGAACGAGTTGGCGGGGTTGCTGCGGTTTGTGTGCGCGCGGCTTGGGGCGACAACCACCACTTTCGATGGGACTGTGGATCATTCCCTCGCGTTGGAGCTCACGAGGATGAGCAATCGCGTGGGGTCGAAGCAGTTCCGTTCCAATCTGGCGAGGCGGTCGATTGAACGCGATCTGCCTTCCGAATTCGATGTGGCGCAGCAGGTTCTGTGTCGCATGATCGACGTTCCGACGTTGCCGTCCCACGCGGCGGGGGAGGCTGCCTACCTTGCGGTTTTCCTCCACGGCTGGCGGCAATCGGTGCGCCCAAGCACGTAA
- the nagE gene encoding N-acetylglucosamine-specific PTS transporter subunit IIBC: MSTATSPVKEKSQTGNTIMTAFQKLGRALMGAVAIMPVAALLMGIGYWIDPEGWGEGNLLAAVLITAGSAVLNNLGVIFAIAIAFGLAKDHNGAAALSGWLGFTTLISLLDEDAVAGYRGVDLESMSDEAALDWASQGWAAVGPKNVLFGIAVGILAAWVYNRFHATKLPDALAFFAGRRLVPILTSLFSIVLAGIFYFLWPLIYGVLFDFGTWIQGMGAVGAGLYAFANRLLIPTGLHHALNSIFWFDIIGINDIGNFLAGGKTIEAAAAATTAATCPGIWADGACQVVGFVGRYQAGFFPIMMFGLPGAALAMYLRADTKRRKVVGSLMLAAALASFFTGVTEPLEFSFMFLAPLLYVVHAILTGISVAIAAAFHWTAGFGFSAGFVDMVLSARNPLSNDWWMLLVMGVIFFALYFVIFYFLIGFMDLHTPGRGEDEADDGATLAADAETSDVARQIIVGLGGEDNIDSIDYCTTRLRVEVKDNVKVSESAIKKSGIAGVIRPSQKNVQVVVGPKVQFVYDEVARQMSHTDASLEGEQEVTVELQAPFAGQATTIADVPDPTFSGKMLGDGFAVAPQSTSGSLLVCAPAAGTLQMVFKTGHAFSVKTTEGLDVLVHIGLDTVELKGEGFTVLTQQGEQVTAGQPIIEVDLARLKQKGKNLITPVVLSEKSQVAEVHAITGAVSQGDTVATVTMA; this comes from the coding sequence ATGTCCACCGCGACATCTCCCGTAAAAGAAAAATCACAAACCGGCAACACCATCATGACGGCGTTCCAGAAGCTCGGCCGGGCACTGATGGGTGCCGTCGCCATCATGCCGGTCGCCGCCCTTCTCATGGGCATCGGCTACTGGATCGATCCGGAAGGCTGGGGCGAAGGCAACCTCCTCGCCGCCGTCCTCATCACCGCCGGTTCCGCGGTCCTCAACAACCTCGGCGTCATCTTCGCCATCGCGATCGCGTTCGGCCTGGCCAAAGACCACAACGGCGCCGCGGCCCTGTCCGGCTGGCTCGGCTTCACCACCCTGATTTCGCTTCTCGACGAAGATGCGGTCGCCGGTTACCGTGGCGTCGACCTCGAGTCCATGTCTGATGAGGCGGCCCTCGACTGGGCCTCCCAGGGCTGGGCCGCCGTCGGCCCGAAGAACGTCCTCTTCGGCATCGCCGTCGGCATCCTCGCCGCTTGGGTCTACAACCGCTTCCACGCCACGAAGCTTCCGGATGCGCTGGCCTTCTTCGCCGGCCGTCGTCTCGTCCCGATTCTCACATCGCTCTTCTCCATCGTCCTGGCCGGCATCTTCTACTTCCTCTGGCCGCTCATCTACGGTGTGCTTTTCGATTTCGGTACGTGGATCCAGGGCATGGGCGCGGTCGGTGCCGGCCTCTACGCCTTCGCTAACCGGCTCCTCATTCCGACGGGTCTTCACCACGCCCTGAACTCGATCTTCTGGTTCGACATCATCGGCATCAACGACATCGGTAACTTCCTCGCCGGCGGCAAGACGATCGAGGCCGCCGCAGCCGCCACGACGGCCGCCACCTGCCCGGGTATCTGGGCGGACGGCGCCTGCCAGGTCGTCGGTTTCGTGGGCCGCTACCAGGCCGGTTTCTTCCCCATCATGATGTTCGGTCTCCCAGGCGCAGCGCTGGCCATGTACCTCCGCGCGGACACGAAGCGCCGCAAGGTCGTTGGCTCCCTCATGCTCGCCGCCGCTCTGGCCTCCTTCTTCACGGGCGTGACGGAGCCCCTGGAGTTCTCCTTCATGTTCTTGGCCCCGCTGCTCTACGTCGTCCACGCCATCCTCACGGGCATCTCGGTCGCCATCGCCGCGGCCTTCCACTGGACGGCCGGCTTCGGCTTCTCCGCCGGTTTTGTGGACATGGTCCTCTCCGCCCGCAACCCGCTTTCCAACGACTGGTGGATGCTGCTGGTCATGGGCGTGATCTTCTTCGCCCTTTACTTCGTCATCTTCTACTTCCTCATTGGGTTTATGGATCTCCACACCCCGGGCCGCGGTGAGGACGAGGCCGACGATGGTGCCACTCTTGCTGCCGACGCCGAAACCTCCGACGTCGCCCGCCAGATCATCGTGGGTCTCGGCGGCGAGGACAACATCGATTCCATCGATTACTGCACCACGCGCCTCCGCGTCGAGGTGAAGGATAACGTCAAGGTCAGCGAGTCGGCGATCAAGAAGTCCGGCATCGCCGGCGTCATCCGCCCCTCGCAGAAGAATGTTCAGGTTGTCGTCGGACCTAAGGTACAGTTTGTGTACGACGAGGTGGCTCGCCAAATGAGCCACACCGATGCGTCCCTCGAGGGCGAGCAGGAGGTTACCGTCGAGCTCCAGGCACCGTTCGCCGGCCAGGCCACCACGATCGCCGACGTCCCTGACCCGACTTTCTCTGGCAAGATGCTTGGCGACGGCTTCGCTGTCGCACCCCAGTCCACCTCCGGTTCCCTCCTGGTCTGCGCCCCAGCCGCGGGAACCCTCCAGATGGTCTTCAAGACGGGCCATGCCTTCTCCGTCAAAACCACCGAGGGCCTCGATGTCCTCGTCCACATCGGCCTCGACACCGTCGAGCTCAAGGGCGAGGGCTTCACTGTCCTTACCCAGCAGGGCGAGCAGGTCACCGCTGGCCAACCCATCATCGAGGTCGACCTTGCCCGACTCAAGCAAAAGGGCAAAAACCTCATTACCCCTGTTGTCCTCAGTGAGAAGTCCCAGGTTGCCGAGGTCCACGCCATCACCGGCGCAGTCTCCCAGGGCGACACCGTCGCCACGGTGACAATGGCCTAA
- a CDS encoding DUF6918 family protein has product MKNTLLGPQRPAVVTALSDLAVSTIDSTGGITGMALKGLLKAAQSARDDVVPTAIDAVLPDLANALEPYWDTYSAGVAVDSFGAYLDENHDAVAGELARIADGFVENRDLGGLKKLYTSARNKGISVLEQHLGALGDVLEGFM; this is encoded by the coding sequence ATGAAAAATACTCTTCTTGGCCCCCAGCGCCCCGCAGTAGTAACCGCACTGTCCGACCTGGCGGTATCCACCATCGACTCCACCGGCGGCATCACGGGCATGGCGCTCAAAGGCCTGCTCAAGGCCGCCCAATCCGCCCGCGACGACGTTGTGCCCACGGCGATCGACGCCGTCCTGCCCGACCTTGCTAACGCCCTGGAGCCCTACTGGGACACGTATTCCGCAGGAGTGGCCGTTGATTCGTTCGGGGCGTACCTTGATGAAAATCACGACGCCGTCGCCGGCGAACTCGCCCGCATCGCCGACGGATTCGTAGAAAACCGCGACCTCGGTGGCCTGAAGAAGCTCTACACCTCCGCGCGCAACAAGGGCATCTCCGTCCTCGAACAACACCTCGGCGCGCTGGGAGACGTGCTAGAAGGCTTCATGTAA
- the gyrA gene encoding DNA gyrase subunit A has translation MSDENLFDRVSPIDLNEEMQSSYIDYAMSVIVGRALPEVRDGLKPVHRRILYAMFDSGYRPERGFVKSSRPVADTMGQFHPHGDSAIYDTLVRLAQPWSMRYPMVQGQGNFGSRGNDGPAAMRYTECKLTPLAMEMVRDIREDTVEFQPNYDGKTAEPAVLPSRVPNLLMNGSNGIAVGMATNIPPHNLNELAEAIYWILENPDASDKETLEACMERVKGPDFPTAALIVGDQGIKDAYTTGRGSIKMRGVTSIEEEKGRTYIVITELPYMVNPDNLVSNIADQINNGKLPGASKIDDESSDRVGMRIVVTLKRDAVPRVVLNNLFKHSALESNFGVNMLSIVDGVPRTLRLDQMLTLYTDHQVDVIVRRTKFRLNAAEKRAHILRGLVKALDALDEVIALIRASATVEVARQGLMELLDVDEEQAQHILDMQLRKLAALERQKIIDELAELEETIADLKDILAKPERQRKIVEEELREIVDKHGDERRTQLVAATGDVTDEDLIAQENVVVTITSGGYAKRTKVDAYRSQKRGGKGVRGAELKMDDVVRHFFVCSTHDWILFFTNFGRVYRLKAYEIPEASRTARGQHVANLLEFQPGETIAQVIQIQSYEDEPYLVLATRKGRVKKSRLTDYESSRSAGLIAINLNEGDSLIGAVLSSGEDDLLLVSQRGQAMRFSAADDVLRPMGRATAGVKGMRFKDDDELLSMCVTSDGDYLLVATEGGYGKRTAMEEYPAKGRGGLGVTTLKYQPKRGKLIGALAVNEGDEIMAITSAGGVIRTEVSQIRPSSRSTMGVRLVNLPNGVSLYAVDRNVEDSGEEQAEAIARGEVDGPAEKNPVQAQAQLEVDGSDTDANGVPTEED, from the coding sequence GTGTCTGATGAAAATCTTTTTGATCGGGTGTCGCCAATCGACCTGAATGAGGAGATGCAGTCGAGCTATATCGACTACGCCATGTCCGTCATTGTCGGTCGCGCGCTCCCCGAGGTCCGCGACGGCCTGAAGCCGGTGCACCGCCGCATCCTGTATGCGATGTTCGATTCCGGCTACCGCCCTGAGCGCGGCTTTGTTAAGTCCTCGCGCCCGGTGGCCGATACGATGGGCCAGTTCCACCCCCACGGCGATAGCGCCATTTATGACACCTTGGTGCGCCTCGCGCAGCCGTGGTCGATGCGCTACCCGATGGTGCAGGGTCAGGGTAACTTCGGTTCCCGCGGCAACGACGGCCCGGCCGCCATGCGTTACACGGAGTGCAAGCTCACCCCGCTGGCCATGGAGATGGTGCGGGATATCCGCGAGGATACGGTGGAGTTCCAGCCGAACTACGATGGCAAGACCGCCGAGCCCGCGGTCCTCCCGTCGCGCGTCCCGAACCTCCTCATGAATGGGTCGAACGGCATCGCCGTCGGCATGGCCACGAACATCCCGCCGCATAACCTGAATGAGCTGGCAGAGGCCATTTATTGGATCCTGGAGAACCCGGATGCCTCCGATAAGGAGACGCTGGAGGCGTGCATGGAGCGCGTCAAGGGCCCGGATTTCCCCACGGCGGCGCTTATCGTCGGTGACCAGGGCATTAAGGATGCGTACACGACGGGTCGCGGTTCGATCAAGATGCGCGGTGTGACCTCCATTGAGGAGGAGAAGGGCCGCACGTACATCGTGATTACGGAGCTTCCGTACATGGTGAACCCGGATAATCTAGTCTCCAACATCGCTGATCAGATCAACAATGGCAAGCTTCCGGGCGCCTCCAAGATCGATGATGAGTCCTCGGATCGCGTCGGCATGCGCATTGTGGTTACCCTCAAGCGCGACGCCGTTCCCCGCGTGGTTCTCAATAATCTCTTCAAGCACTCGGCTCTCGAGTCGAACTTCGGTGTCAACATGCTGTCGATTGTCGACGGTGTTCCGCGCACCCTTCGCTTGGATCAGATGCTCACTCTCTACACCGACCACCAGGTCGATGTCATCGTCCGCCGCACGAAGTTCCGGCTCAACGCGGCAGAGAAGCGCGCGCACATCTTGCGCGGTCTGGTCAAGGCACTCGATGCGCTGGATGAGGTCATCGCGCTCATCCGGGCTTCGGCTACCGTCGAAGTCGCCCGCCAAGGCTTAATGGAGCTTCTCGACGTTGATGAGGAGCAAGCGCAGCACATCCTCGACATGCAGCTGAGGAAGTTGGCAGCCCTCGAACGCCAGAAGATCATCGATGAGTTGGCAGAGCTCGAGGAAACCATCGCGGACCTGAAGGATATCCTCGCCAAGCCCGAGCGCCAGCGCAAGATTGTGGAGGAAGAGCTCCGCGAGATCGTCGACAAGCATGGCGACGAGCGCCGCACCCAGCTGGTGGCAGCCACCGGCGATGTTACCGACGAGGACCTCATCGCCCAGGAAAACGTCGTGGTGACGATCACCTCCGGCGGCTACGCCAAGCGCACGAAGGTGGACGCCTACCGCTCCCAGAAGCGCGGTGGCAAGGGTGTCCGCGGTGCCGAGCTGAAGATGGACGACGTGGTCCGCCACTTCTTCGTCTGCTCCACCCACGATTGGATCCTCTTCTTCACCAACTTCGGCCGCGTCTACCGCCTGAAGGCCTACGAGATCCCCGAGGCCTCCCGCACCGCCCGTGGCCAGCACGTGGCTAACCTCCTGGAGTTCCAGCCCGGCGAGACCATCGCCCAGGTCATCCAGATCCAGTCCTACGAGGACGAGCCGTACCTCGTGCTCGCCACCCGCAAGGGCCGCGTGAAGAAGTCGCGCCTGACGGACTACGAGTCCTCCCGCTCCGCAGGCCTTATCGCCATCAACCTAAACGAGGGCGACTCCCTCATCGGTGCGGTGCTGTCCTCCGGCGAGGACGACCTGCTCCTTGTCTCTCAGCGCGGCCAGGCCATGCGCTTCTCCGCCGCCGACGATGTCCTGCGCCCCATGGGTCGCGCGACCGCCGGTGTCAAGGGCATGCGCTTCAAGGACGACGACGAGCTCCTGTCCATGTGCGTCACCTCCGACGGTGACTACCTCTTGGTCGCCACCGAGGGCGGCTACGGCAAGCGCACCGCCATGGAAGAGTACCCCGCCAAGGGCCGCGGTGGCCTGGGCGTCACCACCCTCAAGTACCAGCCCAAGCGCGGCAAGCTCATCGGCGCGCTGGCCGTTAACGAGGGTGACGAGATCATGGCCATCACCTCCGCCGGCGGCGTCATCCGCACCGAGGTCTCCCAGATTAGGCCGAGCTCCCGCTCCACCATGGGTGTCCGCCTGGTTAATCTGCCAAACGGCGTTTCGCTGTACGCGGTCGACCGGAACGTGGAAGACTCTGGTGAGGAACAAGCCGAGGCCATCGCCCGCGGCGAGGTCGACGGTCCGGCGGAGAAGAACCCCGTCCAGGCCCAGGCCCAGCTCGAGGTCGATGGCTCTGACACCGACGCGAATGGCGTCCCCACCGAGGAGGATTAG
- a CDS encoding DUF3566 domain-containing protein — protein MASRRVAITRINTMSVLRTALLLALAGLAAWVVCVCLLYVGLDAAGVWDSVNAVIGGAGGEGTITFQIVLGAATLLGAIVALLVVVLAPITAVLFNAFAGFTGGLTITLTNRR, from the coding sequence ATGGCTTCACGACGCGTTGCGATCACCAGAATCAACACCATGAGCGTCCTGCGCACCGCCCTCTTGCTCGCGCTCGCAGGCCTTGCTGCGTGGGTTGTCTGCGTGTGTCTCCTGTATGTTGGCCTCGACGCGGCCGGCGTGTGGGATTCCGTCAACGCCGTTATCGGTGGAGCCGGCGGCGAGGGGACGATCACCTTCCAGATCGTCCTCGGCGCCGCCACCCTCCTGGGTGCCATCGTCGCCCTCCTCGTCGTCGTCCTGGCCCCCATCACCGCCGTGCTTTTCAACGCCTTTGCGGGCTTCACTGGAGGCCTCACAATCACCCTCACTAACCGACGCTAA
- a CDS encoding type II toxin-antitoxin system Phd/YefM family antitoxin produces the protein MTSLSAGEARANLGRLIDQVNADSEPVTITGPRGNAVLVGEDAWRAIQETLYLQSIPGMSESLRKAREEGIDAAAPYLR, from the coding sequence ATGACATCACTCAGTGCAGGCGAAGCCCGCGCCAACCTGGGTCGGCTCATCGACCAGGTGAACGCGGATTCGGAACCCGTTACCATCACAGGGCCACGCGGAAACGCCGTCCTCGTCGGCGAGGATGCGTGGCGAGCAATTCAGGAAACGCTGTACCTCCAGTCCATCCCCGGCATGTCGGAGTCGCTCCGAAAAGCCAGGGAAGAAGGCATCGACGCCGCCGCCCCCTACCTCAGGTAG
- a CDS encoding HNH endonuclease signature motif containing protein produces the protein MSITGDFIRILAQAIDIAGDAFGTPKAALVRQGLDKTTAAAVVKIGKIYFGSTNAPRMQERARDAARQAGHTFRSLQAIESQVAKLEKKAYAWRLREELVPLGPDITRINAEGARLLQELNTHHADNPDKKLTYRSIKNSTYATLTLTAESSRVKQIYDRARATDKDCPANGLIRLALAANDGELPPAATPCVLVPLDMSFTGFTEEERGKFRFSLTNGATISGEEIVRTKLSDFLLAALVHPYAPQNFGVYSLTMTPDSRLADFLEWFNQALRNPVCPHPGCSTPATECEVHHIEAFKNGGKTVSENLMLLCSFFNGRNDDDPDKPMYGRMVRINGLEYWKPAFGGPLQLNMHPCAQGGAVRLVRKQLRLPIDPSPPG, from the coding sequence GTGAGTATTACGGGGGACTTCATCCGCATCCTGGCCCAGGCGATTGACATCGCTGGTGATGCCTTCGGCACGCCGAAGGCCGCCCTCGTCCGCCAGGGTCTCGATAAGACCACCGCCGCTGCGGTGGTGAAGATCGGCAAGATTTACTTCGGTTCCACCAACGCCCCCCGCATGCAGGAGCGCGCCCGCGATGCCGCCCGCCAGGCCGGCCACACATTCCGTTCCCTCCAAGCCATCGAATCCCAGGTGGCGAAGCTGGAGAAGAAGGCCTACGCGTGGCGGCTTCGCGAGGAGCTTGTCCCGCTCGGCCCGGACATCACCCGCATCAACGCTGAGGGCGCCCGCCTCCTCCAGGAGTTGAACACGCACCACGCAGACAACCCGGATAAGAAACTGACCTACAGGAGCATCAAAAACTCCACGTACGCCACGCTGACCTTGACGGCGGAGTCGTCCCGCGTGAAGCAGATCTATGACCGCGCCCGCGCGACGGATAAGGACTGCCCCGCTAACGGTCTCATCAGGCTGGCGCTCGCTGCGAACGACGGCGAGCTTCCTCCCGCAGCGACCCCCTGTGTCCTCGTCCCGCTGGACATGTCGTTTACGGGTTTCACCGAGGAGGAGCGCGGCAAGTTCCGGTTCTCCCTCACCAACGGCGCGACGATCTCCGGTGAGGAGATCGTGCGCACGAAACTGTCGGATTTCCTCCTCGCCGCCCTCGTCCACCCGTACGCCCCGCAGAACTTCGGTGTCTATTCCCTAACCATGACGCCCGATTCCCGCCTCGCGGACTTCCTCGAGTGGTTCAACCAGGCTCTCCGCAACCCGGTCTGCCCCCACCCGGGCTGTTCGACCCCCGCCACGGAGTGCGAAGTCCACCACATCGAGGCTTTCAAAAACGGCGGCAAGACGGTCTCCGAAAACTTGATGCTCCTGTGCAGCTTCTTCAACGGGCGTAACGACGACGACCCCGACAAACCCATGTACGGCCGCATGGTCCGCATCAATGGCCTGGAGTATTGGAAGCCCGCGTTCGGCGGCCCCCTCCAACTCAATATGCATCCCTGCGCCCAGGGCGGCGCTGTCCGTCTCGTCCGCAAGCAGCTCCGCCTCCCCATCGACCCCAGTCCCCCCGGCTAA
- a CDS encoding HNH endonuclease family protein, producing MFVVLIVIACVVTGGVWWQRGAVPPALEQLATLEVKGKAPTKDSSGGMYAYSREAFGQKWSDDVTVEGGHNGCDTRNDVLRTQLEDVVVKPGTRGCVVLSGTLHDPYSGDVIAFQRGAKTSGQVQIDHVVALANAWQTGAFAWSDEKRRNFANDPRNLLAVKGSLNEQKKAADAAAWLPPAGRCEYAARQVAVKAAYGLWVTEAEKEALRRVLAGCG from the coding sequence GTGTTTGTTGTACTGATCGTCATCGCGTGTGTTGTCACTGGTGGGGTGTGGTGGCAGAGGGGGGCCGTTCCGCCGGCGCTGGAGCAGCTTGCCACGCTGGAGGTAAAAGGGAAGGCACCGACGAAGGACTCCAGCGGTGGGATGTATGCGTACTCGCGGGAGGCGTTCGGCCAGAAGTGGTCCGACGATGTCACTGTGGAGGGCGGACACAACGGGTGTGACACCCGCAATGACGTTTTGAGGACACAGCTTGAGGACGTCGTCGTAAAGCCAGGGACGCGGGGGTGTGTTGTGCTGAGCGGGACATTGCACGATCCGTACAGCGGGGACGTGATTGCGTTTCAGCGTGGGGCGAAGACGTCCGGGCAGGTGCAGATTGACCATGTGGTGGCGCTGGCGAACGCGTGGCAGACGGGGGCGTTTGCGTGGTCGGACGAGAAGCGGCGGAACTTTGCCAACGACCCGCGGAATTTGCTCGCAGTGAAGGGTTCTTTGAATGAGCAGAAGAAGGCGGCGGATGCGGCGGCGTGGCTGCCGCCTGCGGGGCGGTGCGAGTATGCGGCGCGGCAGGTGGCGGTGAAGGCGGCGTATGGGCTGTGGGTGACGGAGGCGGAGAAGGAGGCGCTCAGGCGGGTGCTCGCCGGGTGCGGATGA